One segment of Mycobacterium spongiae DNA contains the following:
- the rpmH gene encoding 50S ribosomal protein L34, whose protein sequence is MAKGKRTFQPNNRRRARVHGFRLRMRTRAGRSIVSNRRRKGRRALTA, encoded by the coding sequence GTGGCCAAGGGCAAGCGGACCTTCCAGCCGAACAACCGGCGACGAGCCCGCGTTCACGGTTTCCGACTTCGGATGCGCACCCGAGCGGGGCGGTCCATCGTGTCGAACCGGCGCCGCAAGGGCCGCCGCGCGCTAACTGCCTGA